The Salmo salar chromosome ssa02, Ssal_v3.1, whole genome shotgun sequence genome segment ACAATTCAGCCTGTTCTCAATTAGCTTCCTGTCCAAACCTTCCTTGGCCTCTCGCTTAGAACGCACAAACCTCTGATGTCTAAGCTTGATAAGTATCCCACTTATGGGGACTAAAATGATCAAGCCTGATAAAAGTGACCAGTTGAAGTCAGTGAAACACTCATTATTCAACGAAATGTGTTACTCTTGGCTCTCCATTCAATTTGGTGGAGACAATCAGTGGAGATAATCTCGAGTCACATGAATACCGTCTCTCAGTCGTACTGTAACGAGCGAGTGACAGTGGTAACCccatcacacaaacacagactGTAAAGATGTGAGGCTGATTTGACCACCCTACATAGAGGGGAAAAAAGATGTAAGCTTTTTGTCCCTTTGGCACTGTATCAAAACCACCAGCACATTGCAGAGCGTACTGTTTGTTCTGCCAGCTTACCGCACTGCTGCACCGCCAGCACAAAGCCACAactcactcactctgtctgtctttctgtttctgtatctctctccctctctctctcacacactcttgctctccctctctctctctcactctttcactcTCGTTCTCCCTAAggcacacttctctctctcgcactctctttctctcactctctctctctctcttaccctttctctctcccccactctttcactctctttctctcgttcttcATAAGAcatgcttctctctcctctcctttatcacccccactctttctctctcactctcttactctctctctcgttctccctcaggcactcttctctctctcatgtttcCTATATGCTCTGTCCCTATGACAATAGAGGTTAAGGGTCACACTTTGTTAGAAATGTCACTGCCATGTATCCATTAGAATATTAAGAATACAGTCACGTCTTAGTTCTGTACAGCTCCCAATACAATATTCACATTTTGAGATTATGCTTTTTGCAATGTATCCCAGTTAGAGGTCTAGTGAAAAAGCACTGAGTGAATGTTGTGACATTACAGTACCTGAGGGGTTAGTGGTTGAGGCCTgcagccatgagctgcccaggAGGACCTTGCTGCAGTGCTGACAGTCCTGGGTTCTTGCTGGATGCTCCTGGGAGTATCTGGCCCCATAGAAGACAGGTTCAAAATAAAACTTTATTTCAAGGACAAGAGTCAATGTAACTGTTGTAAGGCAAACACGCGAGCATGGTGGTCACCGAACCACTATTAGATAACCCAGTTGATGTGTTGCAATGAATGTCAGGCCAAAGCAGATTGACTTGCACACCATCTTTAGACATCCTGTccttctcccctgcctctccaaCCGCAGGCTATATGTACCTGTCTATTGATGTCAAACGTAAGCACCCAACTGTCGTAGGTTGGGGTTCTGAGGAAGAGGCCAAGCGTTACaatggtactgtatgtttagTGTCACATAGAAAAGGGACTTTCCACAGCATCTGACGCACTTTGTTAGCTAGACTGAAAAACCATAGGTGAATGATTTTTCAGAGATTAAAGGAAGAATGGTAACGCTCTTTGTGGCCCTAAAATCCcccaaataaacaaaagtgacaAATCTGCTACAAAGTCTGCTAGATGGTTTCCTGCGCCACCTAAATGAAATGGACACAGATATCAGATAAACCTCAGAGATCAGcaacaggagggaggaggaagtcaGAGAGATGTTGACGACCGACAGTTTCCACACTGAAACAGGATCACATAAACACAGTTTTAAGACTACTTACACTCATTCTGTAGTACTTTGTAGTACTCTGATCTGAGCCACATGTTATTTCTGACCTGGGGATCAAGGTGATATCTGAGGGAGTGCAGTATGtatcatgttgtgtgtgtgtgtgtgtgtgtgtgtgtgtgtgtgtgtgtgtgtgtgtgtgtgtgtgtgtgtgtgtgtgtgtgtgtgtgtgtgtgtgtgtgtgtgtgtgtgtgtgtgtgtgtgtgtgtgtgtgcaatgtgtATTACGGGGACCTTATACCAAATTGTAAACCTAATTtctttatatattatttttattgGAATGTTCGTGTTAAATTTGTTGTCCTCAGGGCTCAATGGACTCCCCtgattaaataaaagttaaataaatataaaataggCAGACATTGTTTAATTAAGAACAGGACTGAAACAGTTTGTAACCGATCTATAGTGGATCTGAATGTCTTTCATGGTTGATATTTGCAAGGGAGGGGAGAAACTAAGGGGGCTCCCCCTTTAGATACTATGTGGAAAACTGCTTTATAGAGCCTTTCATTTACACCCTACTGTACTTCATGTCTCTGCATTAGAAAAGAGGAAGTAGCTTCACTGTAAAACCAGATACAATGTAATGCCACCATCAAGGGACAGACCACATAACATGACTTCAGCAGCTGTTCTGTGGTTTGGACACAGCTAATATGAATGACCATCTACATCCATAATATACATCATGTGAAtatgacagacaggagagggttaaCTGGAGACAGGGGAAACTCTGCTTGTAGGAAAGAGCAGGAGAACTTTCACTCAGATCCACCCAAACGACAATGAGTCAGATAGCTGTGTCGATATGTGCTACTTAATGTAAGCAAATTAGGGAGATTCTGAACTATATTGTAGAAATGAGAACAGGGAAAGAAGGAGAAGAATGAAAACTGAAACGTCCGTAGTATAAAACCCCTCCAGAGCGGTCTTACCTTTGCCCTTCCCCTAGTGCTCCACCTATCAACACTTTATCCATCGGGTCTCTTTTTCCCAGCAGACCTTGCTTCAGGATGTCCCCCAGCTCCCGGGACCCAGAGAACAGGGGGTGGTGGTATGGATGCAGGAAGCCCGGGTAGCCCAGGACGGCGCTGTGGACCTGGGGTGGGCGTGAGGACGTTAGCAGGGGGTACATGTGGGGAGTGGAGAGGTGGAAGGGGTATGTCACCACGTGCTGTGAGGGGTGAAGGGAAGAGGAACTGGCTGCTAGGATGTCGTTATAGTTCAAGGCCATCCTCCTCAGGGTGTTGACTTGGTGCCACATGATCCTCGAcgctgggggaggaggaggagggggttggATGGTGGCAGCAGTGGTGGCGATGACACTGTCTCTGGATGGAGGCGGTGTGGTGGCCACTAGTGTGGGTGTGAGTAGCTTTGGCCTTTTTCTCTGTGGTGGTGATGAACCAGAGGAGTTATCCCTAGTGTCAGGAAGAGTGGGGTCCTCAGTGAATGGGCTGCTCTGGGGCTCCAGATCAATGGAGGGAATTGTCTGGGGATCCCCCTCTTCTGGAATGGGACTTCCTTTCAGGGattctttctcatctctctcctctgttatcTGAACTCTTGTTTCTGTCATTTCTCCAGTTTCTTTCGTTCCTCTCACTTCTCTTATTTCTCtcaactctcttctctctctcttcaggcaCCCCCGATTTCTCTTCAGCTGGCTGCGACACTGCTCCTCCAGGGAATGCATCTCCAGGAGCTTGGCGGCCCTCAGAAGCTGGGGCAGATCATCCACAGGGACCTCCAGTGTCTCGGTGTAGGCAAAGTCCAGGACCTGCTGGAAGGTGTGTGGAGAGAGGAGCTCCAGACTACAGTGGTGAGGTTGGTCGAGGCGATCGGGCTGGTTTGAGTATGCAGCCTGCAGGGTGAGCTGATGCTCCAGGGTTTTGCTAGCGCAGGCCAGCACCAGCCGATGGGCCCTGAACACCTGGCTCTCCACTGAGATAACAGCATCACACAGCGTCCCCGAGCGACGCAGGACATCTGCCTGGCGCAGGAAGAGGGAGTACTGGGTGTTGTGAACTCGGATCATCTTAGAAGtctggaggaggaagggaggagtgaTGGGAAGAGAAGCTGGGCAGGTGGATCGGAGATGGTTTGGAAACTGTTTGAGACAACGCCATTCAACCTATAGGAAAAAGGAGACAGTGAAATTATCTAAATGTGATCATTTTTTGTAATGTTTCTGAGAAATAAAAATGGCAGATAGCAAGTTGGAAAATGTATTTGTATAAATAGGTAAATTGCAGAGATTGCGGTTGTGATAAATAGATTATATCCCACGCCTCTGGTTCTTAGTGTTTTTCCATCGATGCCAGACGTTTAGGATGTTTTCAAGCTATCAGgggtgagagaagagggggttGGAAACTCAGATGGCAGATCATATCACCTGCTGACGTAGGTTAGGTTGATAATGTGCTGTTGGTTACTAGGGTTTTGGAAATTCACAGCCCGAAAGGGACTGACACAATGCAAGAATGACTTAAAAAGTTCAACATTACAGGAGCAATTGATATGTCGATCATGTTACATATCAATAAATATTGAGTGGCATTTCACAGTCTGCAGCATGAAGTGAAATGAATCTCAAGAACATGTCGTATTAAATTATATCCATTCATGATATTATCTTTAAGTCCATTTCCCCTGAAGTCCTTGTGTGGCAATCTGGGGCTTAAAAGGTCTGTCAATTCTGTGGTTGATGAAGTACAGCATATTTCACAGATATTTTTAGCACGTCTAATATCTGAcctctgtaaaaaaaaataagtggCGGAGGCTGTATATCTGGTTGATGTGTGGAAATGTTATGTTTCATGTCAGCTTTGAAATTAATCTCTCAGGTATACGCTCAGAAGCCACAAACCTCCTCAGAATATGACACTATGACTAATGCCAGTACACACAGGCTTCACAGACAGACGACAAGTTTGTTTGATCAACAACAACCTATAATGTACTGTAATTTGGTTTAGATAGGCATCTACAGTTGTATCAGTGTGCTGTATGTGGTATAAATCAAATTGTGCTATTGGAACATGCAGTAGTGAGTCTTGAtatgacaggattgtgtcgaaaaGAAATGGGTCACGTCAATTTACAAAAGTGGATTAACCGCAGTTCTGTACTATATTGTGCACAATCCTACTAaacagcagtggtggaaaaaatactcaattgtcatacatgagtaaaagtaaagataacttaatagaaaatgactaaagtaaaagtaaaagtaatccagtaaaatactagttgagtaaaagtctaaaagtatctgtttttaaatgtacttaattacaatggtggaaaaagtactaaattgttatacgtaaaaagtaaaacaaaatgctttacatcaaattccttatattaagcaaaccaggtgGCAAGAATTTCTTGGTTTTCTTATTTACGGACAGCCAGCGGCACTCTCCAACacgcagacatcatttacaaacgcagTAGTTGCATTTAGTCAgccagatcaaaggcagtagggatgacaacgtGTTATATTAATAGAtacgtgaattggaccatatagctgtcctgcctgagcattcgaaatataacgagtacttttcggtgtcagagaaaatgtatgtgagtaaaatgtacatatttttcttaaggaatgtattggagtaaaagtaaatgttgtcagaaatataaatagtaaagtacagatactgaaaaaaac includes the following:
- the LOC106577891 gene encoding zinc finger and BTB domain-containing protein 16-A isoform X3; the protein is MIRVHNTQYSLFLRQADVLRRSGTLCDAVISVESQVFRAHRLVLACASKTLEHQLTLQAAYSNQPDRLDQPHHCSLELLSPHTFQQVLDFAYTETLEVPVDDLPQLLRAAKLLEMHSLEEQCRSQLKRNRGCLKRERRELREIREVRGTKETGEMTETRVQITEERDEKESLKGSPIPEEGDPQTIPSIDLEPQSSPFTEDPTLPDTRDNSSGSSPPQRKRPKLLTPTLVATTPPPSRDSVIATTAATIQPPPPPPPASRIMWHQVNTLRRMALNYNDILAASSSSLHPSQHVVTYPFHLSTPHMYPLLTSSRPPQVHSAVLGYPGFLHPYHHPLFSGSRELGDILKQGLLGKRDPMDKVLIGGALGEGQRYSQEHPARTQDCQHCSKVLLGSSWLQASTTNPSGSGETSLGCKYCDRGFRVERSLPSHRRDQGGEKPYQCKRCSKRFSLKHQLDTHHRVHTGEKPFECRLCGQRSRDYSAMIKHLRTHGGATPYQCTACLEFCSSLAAMQKHLKNHPLQDFAPDWTISSTYLYTCHT
- the LOC106577891 gene encoding zinc finger and BTB domain-containing protein 16 isoform X4; this encodes MQLQPLHVSRGEALWFFMCCQRMLKVEWRCLKQFPNHLRSTCPASLPITPPFLLQTSKMIRVHNTQYSLFLRQADVLRRSGTLCDAVISVESQVFRAHRLVLACASKTLEHQLTLQAAYSNQPDRLDQPHHCSLELLSPHTFQQVLDFAYTETLEVPVDDLPQLLRAAKLLEMHSLEEQCRSQLKRNRGCLKRERRELREIREVRGTKETGEMTETRVQITEERDEKESLKGSPIPEEGDPQTIPSIDLEPQSSPFTEDPTLPDTRDNSSGSSPPQRKRPKLLTPTLVATTPPPSRDSVIATTAATIQPPPPPPPASRIMWHQVNTLRRMALNYNDILAASSSSLHPSQHVVTYPFHLSTPHMYPLLTSSRPPQVHSAVLGYPGFLHPYHHPLFSGSRELGDILKQGLLGKRDPMDKVLIGGALGEGQRYSQEHPARTQDCQHCSKVLLGSSWLQASTTNPSGSGETSLGCKYCDRGFRVERSLPSHRRDQGGEKPYQCKRCSKRFSLKHQLDTHHRERSRLSAVCVASGQGTTQP
- the LOC106577891 gene encoding zinc finger and BTB domain-containing protein 16 isoform X2: MQLQPLHVEWRCLKQFPNHLRSTCPASLPITPPFLLQTSKMIRVHNTQYSLFLRQADVLRRSGTLCDAVISVESQVFRAHRLVLACASKTLEHQLTLQAAYSNQPDRLDQPHHCSLELLSPHTFQQVLDFAYTETLEVPVDDLPQLLRAAKLLEMHSLEEQCRSQLKRNRGCLKRERRELREIREVRGTKETGEMTETRVQITEERDEKESLKGSPIPEEGDPQTIPSIDLEPQSSPFTEDPTLPDTRDNSSGSSPPQRKRPKLLTPTLVATTPPPSRDSVIATTAATIQPPPPPPPASRIMWHQVNTLRRMALNYNDILAASSSSLHPSQHVVTYPFHLSTPHMYPLLTSSRPPQVHSAVLGYPGFLHPYHHPLFSGSRELGDILKQGLLGKRDPMDKVLIGGALGEGQRYSQEHPARTQDCQHCSKVLLGSSWLQASTTNPSGSGETSLGCKYCDRGFRVERSLPSHRRDQGGEKPYQCKRCSKRFSLKHQLDTHHRVHTGEKPFECRLCGQRSRDYSAMIKHLRTHGGATPYQCTACLEFCSSLAAMQKHLKNHPLQDFAPDWTISSTYLYTCHT
- the LOC106577891 gene encoding zinc finger and BTB domain-containing protein 16 isoform X1, whose protein sequence is MQLQPLHVSRGEALWFFMCCQRMLKVEWRCLKQFPNHLRSTCPASLPITPPFLLQTSKMIRVHNTQYSLFLRQADVLRRSGTLCDAVISVESQVFRAHRLVLACASKTLEHQLTLQAAYSNQPDRLDQPHHCSLELLSPHTFQQVLDFAYTETLEVPVDDLPQLLRAAKLLEMHSLEEQCRSQLKRNRGCLKRERRELREIREVRGTKETGEMTETRVQITEERDEKESLKGSPIPEEGDPQTIPSIDLEPQSSPFTEDPTLPDTRDNSSGSSPPQRKRPKLLTPTLVATTPPPSRDSVIATTAATIQPPPPPPPASRIMWHQVNTLRRMALNYNDILAASSSSLHPSQHVVTYPFHLSTPHMYPLLTSSRPPQVHSAVLGYPGFLHPYHHPLFSGSRELGDILKQGLLGKRDPMDKVLIGGALGEGQRYSQEHPARTQDCQHCSKVLLGSSWLQASTTNPSGSGETSLGCKYCDRGFRVERSLPSHRRDQGGEKPYQCKRCSKRFSLKHQLDTHHRVHTGEKPFECRLCGQRSRDYSAMIKHLRTHGGATPYQCTACLEFCSSLAAMQKHLKNHPLQDFAPDWTISSTYLYTCHT